A window from Citrus sinensis cultivar Valencia sweet orange chromosome 3, DVS_A1.0, whole genome shotgun sequence encodes these proteins:
- the LOC102623739 gene encoding legumain — protein sequence MLFKYDFLRSYHLTLPLFVLFLDCFFITNFLNFFHALSMATAHHRSVFFLLVLVLVLFTGGVQAARFNRRDSAILLPSEKQEPPAEEGGEPVGTRWAVLVAGSSGYANYRHQADVCHAYQLLRKGGLKEEHIVVFMYDDIAMHELNPRPGVIINHPQGENLYDGVPKDYTGEHVTAQNLYAVLLGDRKAVKGGSGKVVNSKANDRIFIFYSDHGGPGVLGMPNMPYVYAMEFIDVLKKKHAAKSYKGMVIYVEACESGSIFEGVMPKDLDIYVTTASNAQESSFGTYCPGMDPSPPPEYITCLGDLYSVAWMEDSETHNLKRETISQQYQAVKERTSNFNNYNSGSHVMEYGNTSVKSEKLYLYQGFDPASTNFPPNKLQPDQMGVVNQRDADLLFMWHMYKNAAEGSEKKSEMLKQITETMRHRKHLDASIDMIGVILFGPDKGSRILNSVGARGLPLVDDWQCLKSMVRVFETHCGSLTQYGMKHMRAFANICNSGVSQALMEETSEAACSGNELRQWHPAIRGYSA from the exons ATGCTCTTTAAGTACGACTTTCTCCGTTCTTACCACCTCACTCTCCCTCTTTTTGTGCTGTTTCTTGATTGCTtcttcatcactaattttctcaattttttccACGCACTCTCTATGGCCACTGCCCATCATCGCTCTGTATTCTTTTTGCTAGTACTAGTACTGGTTCTTTTTACAGGAGGAGTTCAAGCTGCACGGTTCAACCGAAGGGACTCAGCAATCCTGTTGCCTTCTGAGAAGCAAGAACCGCCGGCGGAGGAAGGTGGTGAGCCTGTTGGCACTAGATGGGCGGTTCTTGTGGCTGGATCATCTGGCTATGCAAATTACAGGCATcag GCCGATGTGTGCCATGCATATCAGTTGCTGAGGAAAGGTGGGTTGAAAGAAGAGCACATAGTGGTGTTCATGTACGACGACATAGCCATGCATGAGCTTAATCCCAGGCCTGGTGTGatcatcaaccatccacaagGTGAAAATCTTTATGACGGTGTGCCGAAG GATTATACTGGCGAGCATGTGACTGCTCAGAATCTGTATGCCGTACTTCTTGGTGACAGGAAAGCTGTAAAAGGTGGAAGTGGCAAGGTCGTGAATAGCAAGGCCAATGACAGGATCTTTATATTCTACTCTGATCATGGAGGCCCTGGAGTtcttg GGATGCCAAATATGCCTTATGTGTATGCCATGGAATTCATTGATGTCTTGAAGAAGAAGCACGCTGCGAAGAGCTATAAAGGGATG GTTATATATGTGGAGGCCTGTGAAAGTGGTAGCATTTTTGAAGGTGTAATGCCCAAAGATCTAGATATATATGTCACTACTGCATCAAATGCACAAGAGAGCAGCTTTGGGACTTATTGCCCTGGAATGGATCCTTCTCCACCTCCAGAGTACATCACTTGCTTGGGGGATTTGTACAGTGTTGCTTGGATGGAGGACAG TGAGACTCAcaatttgaagagagagacCATAAGTCAACAGTATCAAGCT GTGAAGGAACGGACTTCcaattttaacaattacaattCTGGATCTCATGTGATGGAATATGGGAACACAAGCGTCAAATCAGAGAAGCTATACTTGTATCAAGGTTTCGATCCTGCCAGCACCAACTTTCCTCCGAACAAGCTTCAGCCTGATCAAATGGGAGTTGTCAACCAGAGAGACGCAGATCTTCTCTTCATGTGGCATATG TACAAAAATGCAGCAGAGGGATCAGAAAAGAAATCAGAAATGCTTAAGCAGATTACAGAGACAATGAGGCACAGAAAACACTTAGATGCAAGTATTGATATGATTggagtaattttatttggacCAGATAAGGGTTCTAGAATTCTTAATTCCGTTGGAGCACGTGGCCTGCCTCTTGTTGATGACTGGCAATGCCTGAAATCAATG GTTCGTGTTTTCGAGACTCACTGTGGGTCACTCACTCAATATGGCATGAAACACATGAGGGCATTTGCCAATATCTGCAACAGTGGTGTGTCCCAAGCCTTGATGGAAGAAACTTCTGAGGCTGCGTGCAGTGGCAATGAGCTGAGGCAATGGCATCCAGCAATTAGAGGTTATAGCGCTTGA
- the LOC102624027 gene encoding uncharacterized protein LOC102624027 isoform X1 translates to MLIARAFFTAALLLNRCRCKTQSARSFFELITIAMLESYMLKLKNHNKDFMSGASSSLRAAFSHCVQQVRNYDYHHYLCLLELPPELRKTAFALRAFNVETSKAMDIASDPRIGLMRLVWWKEAIDKIYVRKQIEHPVAQALASVLSENKISKGWLKRSVEARINDANREISDIPEKIEDLEKYAEDTVSTLLYTTLQAGGIKSAAADHAASHIGKASGLLLLLKSLPYHASRNRHFSYIPAEVAANHGLLVKEGGRSEIHLDSREGLCDAVFEMASVANVHLLKARELSGAVPIEARPVLLESVPAQVLLDSLNRVQFDVFDPRLARGVLGISPLWYHVKLKWYSWRGKY, encoded by the exons ATGTTAATCGCACGAGCATTCTTTACAGCTGCGTTGCTTTTGAACAGATGCCGTTGCAAAACCCAGTCAGCCCGATCATTTTTTGAGTTGATAACAATTGCTATGCTGGAATCTTATATGTTGAAGCT GAAAAATCACAACAAGGATTTCATGAGTGGTGCTTCAAGTAGCTTACGAGCAGCTTTCTCCCACTGTGTACAGCAAGTGCGAAATTATGATTACCATCACTACCTCTGCCTCCTCGAACTCCCCCCTGAATTACGGAAAACTGCCTTTGCCCTCCGTGCCTTTAATGTTGAAACTTCCAAAGCCATGGATATTGCTTCTGATCCCCGGATTGGTCTCATGCGCCTAGTCTGGTGGAAAGAGGCAATAGACAAAATCTATGTTAGGAAGCAAATTGAGCACCCAGTAGCTCAAGCTCTTGCATCAGTTTtatctgaaaataaaataagcaagGGATGGCTGAAAAGGTCTGTGGAAGCTCGAATTAATGATGCAAACAGAGAGATTAGTGATATCCCAGAAAAGATTGAAGATTTGGAGAAATATGCTGAGGATACTGTATCAACTCTTCTGTACACGACACTTCAAGCTGGTGGTATAAAGTCCGCTGCAGCTGATCACGCAGCATCTCATATTGGCAAGGCAAGTGGCCTTCTTTTGCTACTTAAGTCATTACCGTATCATGCTAGCCGCAACCGCCACTTTTCTTATATACCAGCTGAAGTGGCAGCCAACCATGGTTTGCTTGTTAAGGAGGGGGGTCGATCGGAAATCCACTTGGATTCTCGTGAGGGTTTATGTGATGCTGTTTTTGAGATGGCATCAGTGGCAAATGTCCATTTGCTGAAGGCTCGTGAACTATCTGGGGCGGTGCCAATTGAGGCCCGTCCGGTTCTTCTTGAGTCTGTGCCTGCTCAAGTTCTTTTAGACTCCCTGAATCGGGTGCAATTTGATGTTTTTGATCCAAGGTTAGCACGAGGGGTGCTGGGTATTTCTCCATTGTGGTACCATGTGAAATTGAAGTGGTATTCCTGGAGGGGGAAGTACTGA
- the LOC102624027 gene encoding uncharacterized protein LOC102624027 isoform X2 has protein sequence MSGASSSLRAAFSHCVQQVRNYDYHHYLCLLELPPELRKTAFALRAFNVETSKAMDIASDPRIGLMRLVWWKEAIDKIYVRKQIEHPVAQALASVLSENKISKGWLKRSVEARINDANREISDIPEKIEDLEKYAEDTVSTLLYTTLQAGGIKSAAADHAASHIGKASGLLLLLKSLPYHASRNRHFSYIPAEVAANHGLLVKEGGRSEIHLDSREGLCDAVFEMASVANVHLLKARELSGAVPIEARPVLLESVPAQVLLDSLNRVQFDVFDPRLARGVLGISPLWYHVKLKWYSWRGKY, from the coding sequence ATGAGTGGTGCTTCAAGTAGCTTACGAGCAGCTTTCTCCCACTGTGTACAGCAAGTGCGAAATTATGATTACCATCACTACCTCTGCCTCCTCGAACTCCCCCCTGAATTACGGAAAACTGCCTTTGCCCTCCGTGCCTTTAATGTTGAAACTTCCAAAGCCATGGATATTGCTTCTGATCCCCGGATTGGTCTCATGCGCCTAGTCTGGTGGAAAGAGGCAATAGACAAAATCTATGTTAGGAAGCAAATTGAGCACCCAGTAGCTCAAGCTCTTGCATCAGTTTtatctgaaaataaaataagcaagGGATGGCTGAAAAGGTCTGTGGAAGCTCGAATTAATGATGCAAACAGAGAGATTAGTGATATCCCAGAAAAGATTGAAGATTTGGAGAAATATGCTGAGGATACTGTATCAACTCTTCTGTACACGACACTTCAAGCTGGTGGTATAAAGTCCGCTGCAGCTGATCACGCAGCATCTCATATTGGCAAGGCAAGTGGCCTTCTTTTGCTACTTAAGTCATTACCGTATCATGCTAGCCGCAACCGCCACTTTTCTTATATACCAGCTGAAGTGGCAGCCAACCATGGTTTGCTTGTTAAGGAGGGGGGTCGATCGGAAATCCACTTGGATTCTCGTGAGGGTTTATGTGATGCTGTTTTTGAGATGGCATCAGTGGCAAATGTCCATTTGCTGAAGGCTCGTGAACTATCTGGGGCGGTGCCAATTGAGGCCCGTCCGGTTCTTCTTGAGTCTGTGCCTGCTCAAGTTCTTTTAGACTCCCTGAATCGGGTGCAATTTGATGTTTTTGATCCAAGGTTAGCACGAGGGGTGCTGGGTATTTCTCCATTGTGGTACCATGTGAAATTGAAGTGGTATTCCTGGAGGGGGAAGTACTGA